Proteins encoded within one genomic window of Fragaria vesca subsp. vesca linkage group LG1, FraVesHawaii_1.0, whole genome shotgun sequence:
- the LOC101294593 gene encoding uncharacterized protein LOC101294593 encodes MSEPHALPPHPPSPPPSSSMAMIMPPNPLFKQKSWSPDAYRDEAWHRRKSNSRKQKQRSKSVTDEDLDELKACIELGFGFEPPEEEESADQRLSDTLPALGLYYAVNRSYKSSTTPTSSFSPTPSECDSHSPIGSPHTIFGPGDNPQTVKARLKQWAQVVACTVRQSSN; translated from the exons ATGTCTGAACCTCACGCTCTGCCACCTCATCCACCGTCTCCTCCCCCTTCTTCCTCCATGGCCATGATCATGCCTCCGAACCCTCTCTTCAAGCAGAAGTCTTGGTCCCCGGACGCCTACCGCGACGAGGCGTGGCACCGCCGCAAAAGCAACAGCAGGAAGCAAAAGCAGCGGAGCAAGAGCGTCACCGACGAAGACCTTGATGAGTTGAAAGCGTGTATTGAGTTGGGGTTCGGGTTTGAGCCGCCGGAGGAGGAGGAGAGTGCCGACCAACGACTCTCCGATACTCTTCCCGCTTTGGGACTCTACTACGCCGTCAACAGAAGCTACAAGTCTTCCACCACTCCGACGTCGTCGTTCTCCCCGACACCGTCGGAATGCGACTCCCACTCCCCCATCGGCAGCCCCCACACCATATTTGGTCCCG GGGATAATCCACAGACGGTGAAGGCAAGGTTGAAGCAGTGGGCGCAGGTGGTTGCTTGCACGGTGAGGCAGAGTTCGAACTGA